From the genome of Spinacia oleracea cultivar Varoflay chromosome 2, BTI_SOV_V1, whole genome shotgun sequence, one region includes:
- the LOC110798113 gene encoding uncharacterized protein has product MDGTGQHQPGLLAAPTTPQTQTYLHPRLANASDSIRYPLASTGRGLLPAPRGILPDPVASSIAPNSWALQQYQHQHHHSRLSAPSSHLVRGPFLHPSQAHISPVSFSAAARGVLFNNRPQTMVGSSPYSAPDSNDPKDPIDKGTDDTLVTLRDRKVRISDGASLYALCRSWLRNGCVEDNQPQYGDVLKSHPKPFHLPLPLPPHEYSSPKRKERDDETEVDEDENLVDISNAQELLTSHVKQAKRVRARLREERSQRIERYKSRLALLLTPNGDVQNQQE; this is encoded by the exons ATGGACGGGACTGGACAGCATCAGCCTGGGTTATTAGCAGCTCCAACCACACCTCAAACTCAAACCTACTTGCATCCTCGCTTGGCCAATGCTTCAGATTCGATTCGATATCCATTAGCATCTACCGGTCGTGGATTGCTTCCGGCACCTAGAGGCATATTGCCTGATCCAGTGGCAAGTTCCATTGCCCCTAACTCGTGGGCTCTTCAGCAGTATCAACATCAGCACCATCACTCTCGATTGTCTGCTCCCTCTAGTCATCTTGTTCGCGGTCCTTTTTTGCATCCTTCTCAGGCTCATATATCACCTGTTTCATTCTCTGCTGCTGCTAGAGGCGTTCTATTCAACAATCGCCCTCAGACCATG GTTGGTTCATCTCCCTACTCTGCTCCTGATAGTAATGATCCTAAAGATCCCAT AGACAAAGGTACTGATGATACGTTGGTCACTCTTAGAGATCGAAAG GTCAGGATATCAGACGGGGCATCACTGTATGCTCTCTGTCGGTCGTGGTTGAGGAATGGATGTGTAGAAGATAATCAA CCACAGTATGGAGATGTTCTAAAGTCTCATCCGAAACCCTTTCATCTGCCTCTTCCTCTGCCTCCGCATGAATATTCCTCACCGAAGAGAAAGGAGAGAGATGATGAAACGGAAGTTGACGAG GACGAGAATTTAGTTGATATTTCAAATGCTCAAGAGTTGCTAACAAGCCATGTTAAGCAAGCTAAGAGAGTTCGAGCAAG ATTAAGGGAAGAAAGATCACAACGCATTGAAAGATACAAAAGTAGACTTGCTCTTCTTCTTACACCTAACGGAGATGTGCAAAATCAGCAGGAATGA
- the LOC110798095 gene encoding fasciclin-like arabinogalactan protein 21: MAFLFQVVFFAILTSVSLVSGIDQTSSIFTLSLSPPSPSPSSTTATPPPSSLPFSSSEALNQPQLLSPLTTITKVLGELGFHELAMASHSLSLSSASHLPWLGPVTVFAPVDSSVRTCPSCSLTLLLQEHTVSGLFSMDYLSRLIFGTKIETVLPGRCLTVTSSANASAIFIGGAQITRPELFVSDHVIIHGLQGFISHVSPYSCSMDKLTSLALPHPNPAIAFNRMMLAEAMIRLRVSGYSVLAIAIRVKYAELVTLHNMTIFAVDDSTIFHGGHAYVHSVRFHIIPNRMLKLADLESLPASTVLPTLALGENLIITTAGGGGELSPMRINYVEIKYPNLIYNQKLVVHGLASPFPHLRQSMAVNTGRSGFYSSTSDDVGSGERVSSPGNVRQTTEPAVPSPVMKSMVEMIDDVHQGL; this comes from the coding sequence ATGGCGTTTCTGTTTCAGGTCGTCTTCTTTGCCATCCTCACCTCTGTTTCTCTCGTTTCCGGCATTGATCAAACCTCTTCAATCTTCACACTCTCGTTGTCTCCTCCCTCACCGTCGCCTTCCTCCACCACCGCCACCCCTCCTCCGTCTTCTCTTCCTTTCTCCTCCTCTGAAGCTCTGAATCAACCtcagcttctctctcctctcaccaCCATTACTAAAGTCCTCGGTGAGCTCGGTTTCCATGAGCTTGCCATGGCGTCACACtcgctctctctctcctccgcctCGCACCTCCCGTGGCTCGGCCCTGTCACGGTCTTCGCTCCGGTAGATTCCTCAGTGCGAACATGTCCTTCGTGCTCGCTTACTCTTCTCCTACAGGAGCACACTGTCTCTGGCTTGTTCTCCATGGACTACCTCAGTCGCCTCATCTTCGGCACGAAAATCGAGACGGTGCTTCCCGGCCGCTGCCTCACCGTAACCTCATCCGCCAACGCCTCCGCCATCTTTATCGGCGGTGCGCAGATAACTCGGCCAGAGCTCTTCGTCAGTGACCATGTCATCATCCACGGTCTCCAAGGCTTCATCTCTCACGTCTCGCCGTATTCCTGCTCCATGGACAAGCTGACGTCACTCGCTCTCCCTCACCCTAACCCTGCCATCGCATTCAACCGCATGATGCTCGCCGAAGCGATGATCCGCCTCAGAGTGAGCGGTTACAGCGTGCTCGCGATTGCGATTCGTGTCAAGTACGCCGAACTGGTGACTCTTCACAACATGACAATCTTCGCTGTCGACGATTCGACCATTTTCCACGGTGGTCATGCCTACGTCCACAGCGTTCGGTTCCACATTATTCCTAACCGAATGCTCAAGCTCGCCGACCTCGAGTCTCTCCCAGCGTCAACGGTCCTTCCGACGCTAGCACTCGGCGAAAATCTCATAATCACCACTGCCGGAGGTGGCGGTGAGCTTTCTCCGATGAGGATTAACTATGTCGAAATCAAGTATCCTAACCTCATCTACAATCAGAAGCTTGTTGTGCACGGACTCGCCTCTCCCTTCCCTCATCTCCGTCAATCAATGGCTGTTAATACTGGACGGTCAGGATTCTATTCTAGCACCTCTGATGATGTTGGATCTGGTGAGAGAGTCTCCAGCCCTGGTAATGTGCGTCAAACTACTGAGCCTGCTGTGCCCTCCCCTGTCATGAAATCAATGGTTGAGATGATAGATGATGTTCATCAAGGTCTCTGA
- the LOC110798096 gene encoding probable calcium-binding protein CML18, translating to MLKSLKNCLISTRKSAKTLVHQLKIIKKVTKICKSKPQKRGFSGFDGMKSSFASMEFSRQLELVFKFIDANGDGKISSHELSEFLVCVGHDKSKVAEEASMMLRCLDVNGDGFIDLNEYMDVVMMGDHHVDFDDEYDDDDDDDDVDYHFNGGFEDDLMDAFLVFDCDKNGLISARELHHVLKRFGFANCSIKDCNLMIKGVDKDGDGFVNFEEFRLMMMGYAN from the coding sequence ATGTTGAAATCTCTCAAAAACTGCTTAATTTCCACTCGAAAATCGGCAAAAACCCTTGTTCACCaactcaaaatcatcaaaaaagtGACAAAAATATGCAAAAGCAAACCCCAAAAAAGGGGGTTTAGTGGTTTTGATGGGATGAAATCATCATTTGCAAGCATGGAATTCAGCAGACAATTAGAGTTAGTGTTCAAGTTCATTGATGCAAATGGTGATGGTAAGATATCTTCCCATGAACTTAGTGAATTCCTGGTATGTGTTGGGCATGATAAGTCTAAAGTGGCAGAGGAAGCTTCTATGATGTTAAGATGCTTGGATGTTAATGGGGATGGCTTTATTGATTTGAATGAGTATATGGATGTTGTCATGATGGGTGATCATCATGTCGATTTCGATGACgaatatgatgatgatgatgatgatgatgatgttgattATCATTTTAATGGTGGTTTTGAAGATGATCTTATGGATGCTTTTCTTGTTTTTGATTGTGATAAGAATGGTTTGATTTCAGCTAGGGAGTTGCACCATGTGTTAAAGAGGTTTGGTTTTGCTAATTGTAGTATTAAGGATTGTAATCTTATGATTAAGGGGGTTGATAAGGATGGAGAtgggtttgttaattttgaAGAATTTAGGCTTATGATGATGGGATATGCTAATTGA